In Carettochelys insculpta isolate YL-2023 chromosome 3, ASM3395843v1, whole genome shotgun sequence, the genomic stretch GACGCGCGCTCTCTATGCTGGGCGAGTTTTACTGACTGGCTTCGTCGACACCTTGGGAGCGACAGCAGCAAAAAAAGAGGTGAGTGCAATGGAGGGGGGGTGCATTGCTGTGCTGTGCACGGACAGGCACGCCGGcgtggagcagcagggggtgacTGGTGTCCTTCGCAGCCCTGGGCGCCTTGCATGCGCCTGATTGAAAACACAACTGGGGGGCAGAGCCTTGCGGACTTGCTTGCAAAAGTTGCTGACAGCGCGAGGCGGGACTCGCTCTCGGGGCTGGTGTGGGCGAGGGAGCCGGGGCGCGGGGACAGCGGTCCCCTTGCCGGGACTGGAAGGTAGGGCCGCTTCGTCTGGCTGGAGGGCGCGCCCGGGAGTTGccagggggaggggtgtgagGTCCCGGGAGCTGCAGCACGGGCCGGGCTTTGGGCTGTGGACTTGGCTGGCTGGAGGAATCCGGAGCGCTGTGTGGCCGAGCAGGGCTGCACGCTCGTTGGAGGGGGCACTTGGCTAAGGGCAAGGCCGGAGGGTTTTAAGAAATATCTCTTTCCCTACGTTAACTTTCCAGGTGGCAAATGGCAGAGCACATGATGGCCATGAACCATGGGCGATTCCCCGATGGAAGCGGTGGGCTGCATCACCACCCTGCGCATCGAATGGGGatgggtcagtttcccagcccccaccaccaccaccagcagcagcaacatgccTTCAGCGCCTTGATGGGCGACCATATACATTATGGAGCTGGAAATATGAACACCACGGTCGGGATCAGACATGCCATGGGGCCAGGGAGCGTGAATGGGGGGCACCCTCCCAGCACTATACCTCCCACTGCCAGGTTTACCAATTCTCAGTTCATGGCCCCCCCTGTGGCCAGCCAAGGAGGCCCCTTAACAGCCAGCATGCAGCTGCAGAAGTTAAACAACCAGTATTTTAGCCACCACCCCTATCCTCACAACCACTACATGCCGGACTTACACCCTGCAAATCATCCAATGAACGGAACCAACCAGCATTTCAGAGACTGCAACCCAAagcatagcagcagcagcagtggcgggGTG encodes the following:
- the CITED2 gene encoding cbp/p300-interacting transactivator 2 gives rise to the protein MAEHMMAMNHGRFPDGSGGLHHHPAHRMGMGQFPSPHHHHQQQQHAFSALMGDHIHYGAGNMNTTVGIRHAMGPGSVNGGHPPSTIPPTARFTNSQFMAPPVASQGGPLTASMQLQKLNNQYFSHHPYPHNHYMPDLHPANHPMNGTNQHFRDCNPKHSSSSSGGVPPSVSHGPAAMLPPNVIDTDFIDEEVLMSLVIEMGLDRIKELPELWLGQNEFDFMTDFVCKQQPSRVSC